Proteins encoded together in one Shewanella acanthi window:
- the mnmC gene encoding FAD-dependent 5-carboxymethylaminomethyl-2-thiouridine(34) oxidoreductase MnmC, which produces MTTEPKIFRQIKRDYKQLINLYPQNHAANAYYLDKLSPFLLKDFAESTKPLQVFGQLGLGSGLELLALIHFWQQHSSQRILFKVFEPNPINFEELDSLWQQSELLKANQKLQPIADALINAKPARIVGCQRLLFDDGRITIDLHFGELNQQLTQLPHCDQYPIQRWLVLSHSSDDKCGVDKPSISSTLDSKTLWQMARLSHDDAVIVSDDFDNNSGINKLAKLAKDCGFGIVNLDDVLAQSLSNFTAKQAASDCDDILRHERKVLREHSAKQFAYNPLSSNEQAVNALKDNGETQGHIAIIGGGLAAANLSLSLAERGQSSLLFCKDSTLGQGASGNRQGAIYPLLTSENDELSRFFQQAFLFSRRRIEALSAPSQHSQDSHQQQSQPSLPRISHDFCGVLQTGHDERSQQRLDKIIDNQAWPAEIAYRVDEAEANKIANLGIDKAGFYYPLGGWVCPFEYAEAALAKAKLLADVTAHFNTEIIDITQTEQGWILTSATEQFGPFNQLVLANGADVTAFSASQRLQISPFRGQVSHVPAQFKLSTLATVLCANGYLTPSHEGLHCLGASYVKSPEHLDFCPEEQVENLGKMHESYPNQPWVEDIDISGNSARVGVRMVTRDHFPMMGCAPDVDAILNRYERHQLTKESRIYWQTTSAPTLSGLYILGGLGSRGLSSGPLAAECLAAQLLGEPVPLDWPTLTKLNPNRMWMRKLLKGKSL; this is translated from the coding sequence TTGACTACCGAGCCCAAAATATTTAGGCAAATTAAGCGTGATTACAAACAATTAATCAACCTTTATCCCCAAAACCACGCAGCCAATGCATATTATCTCGACAAATTAAGCCCATTTTTGCTTAAAGACTTTGCAGAAAGCACTAAGCCGTTACAGGTGTTTGGCCAGTTGGGTTTAGGTTCTGGGCTTGAGCTACTTGCACTTATCCATTTTTGGCAGCAGCACAGCAGTCAACGCATTTTGTTCAAAGTCTTTGAACCCAATCCGATTAACTTTGAGGAGCTCGATTCCCTATGGCAGCAAAGTGAACTCTTAAAAGCCAATCAAAAATTGCAACCCATTGCTGACGCACTCATTAACGCAAAACCAGCGCGCATTGTAGGCTGCCAGAGATTACTCTTTGATGACGGACGCATCACCATCGATCTGCATTTTGGTGAGCTGAATCAACAGTTAACTCAACTGCCACACTGCGATCAATATCCTATTCAGCGCTGGTTGGTATTATCCCATAGCAGTGACGACAAGTGCGGTGTTGACAAGCCCAGTATCAGTTCAACGCTTGATAGTAAAACCCTGTGGCAAATGGCGCGTTTAAGTCATGATGATGCCGTTATCGTCAGCGATGACTTTGATAATAATAGTGGTATTAATAAGTTAGCCAAACTCGCCAAGGACTGCGGTTTTGGCATTGTTAACTTGGATGATGTTTTAGCGCAGAGCCTTAGCAATTTCACGGCGAAGCAGGCAGCGAGTGATTGCGATGATATTTTACGCCACGAGCGTAAGGTTCTGCGTGAGCACAGTGCAAAGCAGTTCGCCTATAATCCCCTCTCCTCAAACGAGCAAGCGGTAAATGCCCTCAAAGATAACGGGGAAACCCAAGGTCACATCGCCATCATCGGCGGAGGGCTTGCGGCAGCGAATCTTAGTTTATCCTTGGCCGAGCGCGGTCAATCATCGTTGCTGTTTTGCAAAGACAGTACATTAGGTCAGGGCGCATCGGGGAATCGCCAAGGCGCCATCTATCCCCTGCTCACCTCTGAAAACGATGAATTGAGTCGCTTCTTTCAACAGGCGTTTTTATTCAGTCGCCGCCGGATTGAAGCCTTAAGTGCACCATCGCAGCATTCACAAGATTCGCATCAACAGCAATCACAACCGTCGCTTCCTCGCATTTCCCATGACTTTTGTGGCGTGCTGCAAACCGGTCACGATGAACGCAGTCAACAGCGCTTAGATAAAATTATCGATAATCAAGCCTGGCCTGCCGAAATTGCCTACCGCGTTGATGAGGCAGAGGCTAATAAAATTGCTAACTTAGGTATTGATAAGGCGGGGTTTTATTATCCCCTCGGCGGCTGGGTCTGCCCCTTTGAATATGCAGAGGCGGCACTTGCCAAGGCAAAGCTGCTCGCTGATGTCACGGCTCATTTTAATACTGAGATTATCGATATCACTCAAACCGAACAGGGCTGGATATTAACGAGTGCAACCGAGCAATTTGGACCATTTAATCAGTTAGTGCTGGCAAATGGCGCCGATGTGACGGCGTTTTCCGCGAGTCAAAGACTGCAGATTAGCCCATTTCGCGGTCAGGTGAGTCATGTTCCCGCCCAGTTTAAGCTAAGCACACTTGCTACCGTGCTGTGCGCCAACGGTTATCTAACCCCAAGTCACGAAGGCCTACATTGCCTCGGCGCGAGCTATGTCAAATCCCCCGAGCACTTGGATTTTTGCCCCGAGGAGCAAGTCGAGAACCTCGGCAAAATGCATGAAAGCTACCCCAATCAACCCTGGGTTGAGGATATTGATATCAGTGGAAACAGCGCCCGAGTTGGCGTGCGTATGGTGACTCGGGATCACTTCCCGATGATGGGCTGCGCCCCCGATGTCGATGCCATTCTTAACCGTTATGAGCGCCATCAATTAACCAAGGAAAGCCGCATTTACTGGCAAACCACCTCAGCGCCAACGCTTTCTGGGCTTTATATTCTGGGAGGCTTAGGCTCAAGGGGCTTAAGCTCGGGGCCTCTGGCGGCGGAATGTTTAGCGGCGCAATTACTCGGTGAGCCAGTGCCACTCGATTGGCCAACCTTGACCAAACTTAACCCGAATCGCATGTGGATGCGTAAGCTGCTAAAGGGTAAATCCTTATAA
- the fabB gene encoding beta-ketoacyl-ACP synthase I produces MKRVVITGMGVVSSIGNNKQEVSESLKAGRSGITHSAQFEEMQLRSHVWGNIKLDPSELIDRKALRFMGDAAAYAYIAMQEAINDAQLTEEQYSNPRVGLVAGTGGASSSNQVQAADTLREKGVKRVGPYIVPRIMSSTASACLATPFKIKGINYSISSACATSAHCIGHAVELIQMGKQDMVFAGGSEEVDWTLTMGFDAMGALSTKYNDTPEKASRTYDADRDGFVISGGGGILILEELEHALARGAKIYAEVVGYGASSDGYDMVAPSGEGAVRCMQMALADVDTPVDYVNTHGTSTPVGDVRELEALRTVFGDKCPPVASTKSLTGHALGAAGVHEAIYSLIMMENNFIAPSINIDNLDEAATDMPIVREYREAELNTVMSNSFGFGGTNATLVMRKYK; encoded by the coding sequence ATGAAAAGAGTCGTGATCACCGGAATGGGTGTTGTTTCAAGTATCGGTAATAACAAGCAAGAAGTGAGTGAGTCACTCAAAGCGGGCCGTAGTGGTATTACTCATTCCGCTCAGTTTGAAGAAATGCAACTGCGTAGTCATGTATGGGGCAACATCAAATTAGATCCTTCTGAGCTAATTGACCGTAAAGCACTGCGTTTTATGGGTGATGCTGCGGCATATGCTTACATTGCAATGCAAGAAGCCATTAACGATGCTCAGTTAACTGAAGAACAATATTCAAATCCACGCGTTGGTTTAGTGGCGGGCACCGGCGGTGCATCTTCTTCTAACCAAGTTCAAGCAGCCGACACACTGCGTGAAAAGGGTGTAAAACGCGTAGGTCCTTACATTGTGCCACGTATCATGTCGAGTACAGCCAGCGCGTGTTTAGCGACCCCGTTCAAAATTAAAGGCATTAACTACTCGATCAGTTCAGCTTGTGCAACCAGTGCTCACTGTATTGGTCACGCCGTAGAACTTATCCAAATGGGTAAACAGGATATGGTGTTTGCCGGTGGTTCTGAGGAAGTGGATTGGACACTGACCATGGGTTTCGATGCAATGGGCGCGTTGTCGACTAAGTACAATGACACCCCAGAAAAAGCTTCTCGCACCTATGATGCGGACCGTGATGGTTTCGTCATTTCTGGCGGTGGCGGTATCTTAATTCTTGAGGAGTTGGAGCACGCTCTGGCTCGTGGCGCAAAAATCTACGCAGAAGTCGTCGGTTACGGTGCATCATCAGACGGTTACGACATGGTTGCCCCATCTGGCGAAGGCGCTGTGCGTTGTATGCAAATGGCTCTGGCCGATGTGGATACCCCAGTTGACTACGTTAACACCCACGGTACTTCTACCCCAGTAGGTGACGTACGTGAACTTGAAGCGCTGCGCACCGTATTTGGTGACAAGTGCCCACCGGTTGCATCGACTAAGTCTCTGACCGGTCACGCGTTAGGTGCTGCAGGCGTGCATGAAGCTATCTACAGCTTAATCATGATGGAAAATAACTTTATCGCCCCAAGCATTAACATCGACAACCTCGATGAAGCGGCGACCGACATGCCAATCGTACGTGAGTACCGTGAGGCAGAGCTGAACACTGTGATGAGCAACAGCTTCGGTTTCGGCGGTACTAACGCAACCTTAGTGATGCGTAAGTACAAATAA
- a CDS encoding 4-phosphoerythronate dehydrogenase yields the protein MKIVVDENMPFVAPLFGELGEIVSVNGRTLTAQQVADADVLLVRSVTKVNAALLESNQKLKFVGSATIGTDHVDLAYLDARNIPFSNAPGCNATAVGEFAFIAMLELAQRFDSSLKGKVVGIVGAGNTGTAAAKCLEAYGIEVLLNDPIKEAQGDPRQFVSLDAIMQRADIISLHVPITRSGEHKTHHLFDEARLNALKPHTWLLNCCRGDVIDNQALIRVKRQRDDLKLVLDVWEGEPNPLPELVALAEMATPHIAGYSLEGKARGTFMLYQKVCELLTLPATKNLTELLPLFRIGSMQLTTIPDEKGLLALARCVYDLRDDDNLFRKTFLNENGFDKMRKNHKHRREFSALALAYKDQSKVDWLSNLGFSGVGR from the coding sequence ATGAAGATTGTTGTCGATGAGAATATGCCCTTTGTTGCCCCCTTATTTGGTGAGCTAGGGGAAATCGTATCTGTGAATGGTCGTACCTTAACTGCTCAGCAGGTAGCTGATGCAGATGTGTTGCTTGTACGCTCGGTAACAAAGGTCAATGCAGCTTTACTAGAGTCCAATCAAAAGCTTAAGTTTGTGGGCAGTGCTACTATCGGTACAGATCATGTGGATCTTGCCTACCTTGATGCGCGCAATATTCCTTTCTCGAATGCGCCAGGTTGTAATGCCACCGCCGTAGGCGAATTTGCTTTTATAGCTATGCTCGAATTAGCTCAGCGTTTTGATTCCTCACTAAAGGGCAAAGTGGTGGGGATTGTTGGCGCGGGCAATACCGGCACTGCGGCGGCAAAGTGCCTAGAAGCCTATGGTATTGAGGTTTTGCTAAACGACCCGATAAAAGAAGCGCAGGGCGATCCGCGTCAGTTTGTGAGTTTAGACGCGATTATGCAGCGCGCCGATATTATCAGTTTGCATGTGCCCATTACTCGCAGTGGTGAGCACAAAACCCATCATTTGTTTGATGAAGCGCGATTAAATGCACTTAAGCCTCATACTTGGCTGCTTAACTGTTGCCGTGGTGATGTTATTGATAACCAGGCGCTGATTAGGGTTAAACGTCAGCGGGACGATTTAAAACTGGTGCTTGATGTCTGGGAAGGTGAGCCAAATCCTCTGCCAGAGCTGGTGGCATTAGCCGAAATGGCCACGCCGCACATTGCCGGTTATAGCCTCGAAGGCAAAGCCCGCGGCACCTTTATGCTCTATCAAAAAGTATGTGAATTATTAACACTGCCAGCCACAAAAAATCTAACCGAACTTCTACCTCTTTTTAGAATCGGCTCAATGCAATTAACGACTATACCCGATGAAAAAGGACTATTAGCGCTGGCGAGATGTGTCTACGATTTACGCGATGACGACAATCTCTTTCGAAAAACCTTTCTTAACGAGAATGGCTTTGACAAGATGAGAAAAAATCACAAACATCGTCGTGAATTTAGCGCTTTGGCGCTGGCTTACAAGGACCAATCTAAGGTAGATTGGTTATCCAATTTAGGTTTTTCAGGAGTCGGTCGGTAA
- a CDS encoding aspartate-semialdehyde dehydrogenase: protein MSQEFNVVVLGASGAVGQTMIEILEERNFPVANLYPLASSRSAGETVSFHGKQVTILDVETFDWSQAQLGFFSAGGDVSAKWAPIAAEAGCVVIDNTSHFRYDIDIPLVVPEVNPHAIADFRNRNIIANPNCSTIQMLVALKPIYDTYGISRINVATYQSVSGTGKQAIEELARQCTKLLQGLPAEAEVYPKQIAFNVLPQIDKFMDNDYTKEEMKMVWETQKIFGDDDILVNATAVRVPVFYGHSEAVHIETRQVADAEDIKALLRNAEGVVLFESNDDYPTAVTHAAGTDPVYVGRVRKDISHSHGINLWVVSDNIRKGAALNSVQIAEILVRDYY, encoded by the coding sequence ATGTCGCAGGAATTTAATGTTGTCGTTTTAGGTGCATCGGGCGCAGTGGGTCAAACTATGATTGAGATCCTCGAAGAGCGTAATTTCCCGGTTGCTAACTTATACCCTTTAGCCAGTAGCCGCAGCGCCGGTGAAACGGTCAGCTTCCATGGCAAACAAGTTACCATTTTGGACGTCGAAACCTTCGATTGGAGTCAAGCGCAATTAGGTTTCTTCTCTGCCGGTGGCGATGTATCGGCCAAGTGGGCACCTATCGCCGCTGAAGCAGGTTGTGTGGTGATTGATAACACCTCACACTTCCGCTACGACATTGATATCCCACTGGTTGTACCTGAGGTTAACCCTCATGCGATTGCCGATTTCCGCAACCGTAACATCATCGCCAACCCGAACTGCTCAACCATTCAAATGCTGGTGGCACTTAAGCCAATTTATGATACCTATGGCATCAGCCGCATCAACGTTGCGACTTACCAGTCAGTGTCTGGCACGGGTAAACAGGCGATCGAAGAATTAGCAAGACAGTGCACTAAACTGCTGCAAGGTCTGCCAGCAGAAGCGGAAGTGTATCCAAAGCAAATCGCATTCAATGTGTTACCACAAATCGATAAGTTTATGGATAACGACTACACCAAAGAAGAAATGAAAATGGTGTGGGAAACCCAAAAGATTTTCGGTGATGACGACATTCTTGTAAACGCGACCGCGGTGCGTGTACCTGTGTTCTACGGTCACTCTGAAGCCGTACACATCGAAACTCGCCAAGTCGCCGATGCAGAAGATATTAAAGCTTTACTGCGTAATGCCGAAGGAGTGGTATTGTTTGAATCGAATGACGATTATCCAACGGCCGTAACCCACGCTGCAGGAACTGACCCTGTATATGTTGGCCGCGTGCGCAAGGATATCTCCCATTCACACGGTATTAACCTGTGGGTGGTATCAGACAACATTCGTAAGGGCGCAGCCTTAAACAGTGTTCAAATTGCAGAGATTTTAGTGAGAGATTACTACTAA
- a CDS encoding FimV/HubP family polar landmark protein codes for MKFRTSYLVGLVASALAVSSTTYFIDPAVAADTPPVKPLKIMGPDGQIRQVNHQYGPTTSRDTFWSIAQKVRPDSSVSVYQVMAAVFDANPHAFNSDNYNSLEKGMILLIPPKEVMLAIPNGEAIARAERSDRLAKSGAKSTSKQTKPAPKATQPKTEPVSTPVITNVQPQTEPKSQTDVKPQPTTVAPITAAETTKAEPKMLSSDLTARLEAAESKILSLTDELARTQDQLSVRNTDVEALKAKVEELNQQIAVLEETLQASKKQNLALKAEVEAAQQTPNTVDEPAEAMQEMPAEADDLWRTLVNNPMLLSLAAVIPALLLLALVFVMLRRRRNKARKQLEVQSKTMAATAASGAAVTAASVNAMEEDHFGDMAVHLDTDHADSIDSLLDVSSVDLAPEIDMSDNANSLDIPEEMFASQGVAEEPQFTEDEGQSLDDLWAEAMGDQEAAQEEKIDPSNILAEEDLDALLAGLETDEPSPEESDVQLSEPDDSANDAEDETVETEAEEDLGAAIAAELDEELGSDNDDVDDIDALLASFDTPTVTETTVAQTESDPVAAPSADDLADEIAAELDGEFDEMGVADNDDIDALLAGFDSPVAKVAEPEAVTPEEASVVASVFDTALSEDDVSEEALLATQATQDEDLEALLAGFNTEAAIAEPIVEESTPAIEFDKKPSLQDEIAAELESAIPEDITEDASDEDTSLDSLLAEFDLPEQAVAEDDDFNFDMETAQAAAVGAARQVDDSDEEIIPFKEKESSFFNDLKSSKAKDSNVLDWDGDLGMTPEAQSKDPEVVYTKKKAPVEDLTSDLGNDFAKGLNFTTDDDLGAVVDLNTDVELSDDNVLAAFAAHESIEEEILTPEDSFALDDEHTLTVDEALAALDAKESRKPKKFTSDNDLSSFQDENGFIDIEKLLSDADQDATESDLYPEVDVEMSDVGALIGDAAMIDVDDEENSVNAKLDLARAYIEIEDKDSAKALLKEVQIDGNDRQQDEAGRLLKELG; via the coding sequence ATGAAATTTCGCACTTCGTATCTGGTTGGCCTTGTGGCCTCTGCTCTCGCTGTTTCTTCTACCACTTATTTTATCGATCCTGCTGTTGCCGCTGATACCCCCCCCGTCAAACCCTTGAAAATCATGGGCCCCGACGGACAAATTCGCCAAGTAAATCATCAATATGGACCTACGACTTCTAGGGACACATTTTGGAGTATTGCCCAAAAAGTGCGCCCCGATTCCAGTGTCAGTGTCTATCAGGTGATGGCGGCGGTGTTTGATGCCAACCCCCATGCCTTTAATTCCGATAATTACAATAGTTTAGAAAAGGGAATGATACTGCTCATCCCGCCTAAAGAGGTAATGCTTGCAATTCCAAACGGCGAAGCGATTGCCCGCGCTGAGCGCAGCGATCGCTTAGCCAAAAGTGGGGCAAAAAGTACTAGCAAACAAACCAAACCTGCGCCTAAGGCGACTCAACCTAAGACTGAGCCTGTTAGCACGCCAGTCATCACCAATGTGCAGCCGCAAACTGAGCCTAAATCCCAAACTGATGTGAAGCCACAACCTACCACTGTGGCGCCTATCACTGCGGCTGAAACGACTAAAGCCGAACCTAAGATGTTGAGCTCAGATTTAACGGCTCGCCTCGAAGCTGCAGAAAGCAAAATTCTATCCCTTACTGATGAGTTGGCCCGCACGCAGGATCAATTGTCAGTGCGTAATACCGATGTTGAAGCACTTAAAGCTAAGGTTGAAGAATTAAACCAACAAATCGCCGTACTCGAAGAAACCCTTCAGGCGTCTAAGAAACAAAATCTTGCCCTTAAAGCCGAAGTCGAAGCGGCCCAGCAAACTCCAAATACCGTCGATGAACCTGCTGAAGCCATGCAAGAAATGCCCGCTGAAGCCGATGATTTATGGCGCACCTTAGTCAACAATCCCATGTTGCTTAGCTTAGCGGCAGTGATCCCTGCATTATTGCTGTTAGCTTTAGTGTTCGTCATGTTACGTCGCAGACGCAACAAGGCGCGTAAGCAATTAGAAGTTCAGTCTAAAACCATGGCAGCGACGGCCGCTTCTGGGGCAGCTGTAACAGCGGCCAGCGTTAATGCGATGGAGGAAGATCATTTTGGTGATATGGCAGTGCATTTAGATACGGATCACGCTGATTCTATCGACAGCCTGCTCGATGTCAGCAGTGTGGATCTCGCCCCTGAAATTGATATGTCCGATAATGCCAATAGCTTGGACATTCCAGAGGAAATGTTTGCCAGCCAAGGTGTAGCAGAGGAGCCACAATTTACCGAGGATGAAGGTCAGTCTCTGGACGATCTTTGGGCCGAGGCTATGGGCGATCAGGAAGCAGCCCAAGAAGAGAAGATTGATCCAAGTAATATTCTTGCTGAGGAGGATCTTGATGCCTTACTCGCGGGCTTAGAAACGGACGAGCCATCTCCAGAGGAGAGCGATGTCCAGCTGAGCGAGCCCGACGATTCGGCAAACGATGCCGAAGACGAAACCGTTGAAACCGAGGCCGAGGAAGATTTGGGTGCGGCCATTGCCGCTGAACTCGATGAGGAACTTGGCAGCGACAACGACGATGTCGATGATATCGATGCTCTGTTGGCAAGTTTTGATACACCCACTGTAACTGAAACCACAGTGGCACAAACCGAGTCTGATCCCGTTGCTGCGCCAAGTGCAGATGATTTAGCCGATGAGATTGCGGCTGAGCTCGACGGTGAATTTGATGAGATGGGCGTTGCAGATAACGATGATATCGATGCCTTGCTCGCAGGGTTTGACTCTCCGGTCGCTAAGGTGGCAGAGCCTGAAGCTGTGACCCCTGAAGAAGCGTCTGTTGTCGCATCTGTATTCGATACAGCGCTGAGCGAAGATGATGTCAGTGAAGAAGCCCTTTTAGCGACCCAAGCCACGCAAGATGAAGATCTTGAGGCACTCCTTGCGGGCTTTAACACTGAAGCCGCAATTGCTGAGCCGATTGTAGAGGAAAGTACGCCAGCTATTGAATTTGATAAAAAGCCTAGTCTGCAGGATGAGATCGCCGCTGAACTGGAAAGCGCTATCCCAGAAGATATCACTGAAGATGCTAGTGATGAAGACACCAGTTTAGATTCACTGTTGGCAGAATTTGACCTGCCCGAGCAAGCCGTAGCCGAAGATGATGATTTCAACTTCGATATGGAAACTGCGCAAGCGGCAGCCGTTGGTGCTGCAAGGCAAGTGGATGACAGTGATGAAGAAATTATTCCTTTCAAGGAAAAAGAATCTTCATTCTTTAACGATTTAAAATCCAGTAAGGCGAAAGATTCGAACGTGTTGGACTGGGACGGCGATCTTGGGATGACACCTGAAGCACAGTCAAAAGATCCAGAAGTGGTTTATACCAAGAAGAAAGCGCCGGTAGAAGACTTAACCTCAGACTTAGGTAATGATTTTGCTAAAGGGTTAAACTTCACAACCGATGATGACCTCGGCGCCGTTGTCGATTTGAACACCGACGTTGAGCTCAGTGATGATAATGTGCTGGCAGCATTTGCAGCTCATGAAAGTATTGAAGAAGAGATCCTAACGCCTGAGGACAGCTTTGCCCTTGATGATGAGCACACCCTCACCGTCGATGAAGCCTTAGCGGCCCTCGATGCTAAGGAGTCACGTAAACCAAAGAAATTTACGTCAGATAATGACCTGAGTAGCTTCCAAGATGAAAATGGCTTCATTGATATCGAGAAACTCTTAAGCGATGCGGATCAGGACGCTACAGAGAGTGATCTCTATCCTGAAGTGGATGTGGAAATGAGCGATGTGGGCGCGTTGATCGGCGATGCGGCGATGATCGACGTTGATGACGAGGAAAACTCAGTCAATGCCAAATTAGACCTTGCCCGTGCATACATTGAGATTGAAGACAAAGACAGTGCCAAGGCGCTGCTTAAGGAAGTTCAAATCGATGGCAACGATCGTCAACAGGATGAAGCCGGTCGTTTGCTTAAAGAGTTAGGATAA
- the truA gene encoding tRNA pseudouridine(38-40) synthase TruA, with the protein MRIALGIEYDGSGYFGWQRQAEVDSVQGQLEQALSKVANEPISLFCAGRTDAGVHATGQVVHFDTNAIRNEGAWTLGVNANLPDNIAVRWAKEVDESFHARFTATARRYRYVIYNHNFRPGILRSGVSHYHGDIDADKMHIAAQALLGEQDFTSFRAIQCQSNTPFRNVHSVKVTRQGMYVIVDIAANAFLHHMVRNIVGSLLEIGLGNQPLTWMADLLALKDRNLAAATAKPNGLYLVDVTYPEQYQLPKLALGPLFMLD; encoded by the coding sequence ATGCGGATTGCATTAGGTATTGAATATGACGGAAGTGGTTATTTCGGTTGGCAACGTCAGGCCGAAGTCGATTCAGTACAGGGGCAATTAGAGCAGGCGCTCTCGAAAGTCGCCAATGAGCCAATCAGTCTGTTCTGCGCCGGTAGAACCGATGCGGGCGTGCATGCGACAGGGCAGGTGGTGCATTTTGATACCAATGCCATTCGCAACGAAGGTGCTTGGACCTTAGGGGTTAATGCCAATCTTCCCGACAATATTGCCGTGCGCTGGGCAAAGGAAGTGGATGAGAGTTTCCACGCCCGCTTCACAGCTACTGCTCGCCGTTACCGTTATGTGATTTATAACCATAACTTCCGTCCTGGCATCTTACGCAGTGGTGTGAGCCATTACCACGGCGATATCGACGCCGATAAAATGCATATTGCCGCTCAAGCGCTACTCGGCGAGCAGGACTTTACCAGTTTTCGCGCGATTCAATGTCAATCTAATACCCCATTTCGCAATGTCCATAGTGTCAAAGTCACCCGCCAAGGCATGTATGTGATTGTGGATATTGCCGCCAATGCCTTCCTGCACCATATGGTGCGTAATATTGTGGGCTCTTTGCTGGAGATTGGTCTTGGTAATCAACCTTTGACTTGGATGGCGGATTTACTGGCATTAAAAGACCGGAATCTTGCTGCGGCCACCGCTAAGCCGAACGGGCTTTATCTGGTCGATGTGACTTATCCAGAACAATACCAATTACCTAAGTTGGCTCTAGGGCCACTGTTTATGCTGGATTAA